Proteins encoded together in one Argiope bruennichi chromosome 1, qqArgBrue1.1, whole genome shotgun sequence window:
- the LOC129966834 gene encoding protein sister of odd and bowel-like, which produces MKEDSDGDSGSNDVPTSRAADSTVSNGKVNGPISVVASQPRRLLSDRPPAMGVALASLGADGHVASSGLACTTMAEHGSIPIGGTTLANALLGITMDVSRGSNGSSSNNGDSIMGGIHSTNSASIGKGLKGDSNGQNRGKEFECNICHRKFGYKHVLQNHERTHTGEKPFECKECNKRFTRDHHLKTHMRLHTGEKPYHCDHCDRQFVQVANLRRHLRVHTGERPYACKLCTSRFSDSNQLKAHHLIHEGVKPFECEKCSGRFRRRHHLLHHKCPRDEANIGKPRRGRRPKAYDQLPTSLPMLSPVLQERLSTPIPALPPPPPPVKMTSVITRTSPQPLQQPPLAHMHQARRNHVQVLQHHLSLPPNTNGKFHHDTVQSGPLDMSVSSVTNNSVSVIVPRLPQQHNNNYHSNNLRMDGVLDLSNSRSDSEAEPIEEEVDEEDEVLDSDSDEDERKSLMPLERRPASSPSSQRFATWNEAYESDSENSNVALQLTT; this is translated from the coding sequence ATGAAGGAAGACTCGGACGGGGATAGCGGAAGCAATGATGTCCCCACATCCAGAGCTGCGGACAGTACTGTTTCCAACGGAAAAGTTAACGGGCCAATCTCGGTGGTCGCAAGCCAGCCGCGGAGGTTGCTTTCAGACAGACCACCCGCAATGGGTGTTGCTCTCGCCTCCTTGGGAGCAGATGGCCATGTGGCCAGCAGTGGCTTGGCCTGTACCACCATGGCAGAACATGGAAGCATACCTATTGGTGGTACTACTCTGGCAAATGCTTTATTAGGGATTACTATGGATGTAAGCCGAGGTTCAAACGGCAGTTCTAGTAACAATGGTGATTCCATCATGGGGGGAATCCACTCTACCAACTCTGCTAGCATAGGGAAAGGCTTAAAGGGTGACAGTAACGGCCAGAACAGGGGAAAAGAATTTGAGTGCAATATCTGCCATCGCAAATTTGGTTATAAGCATGTCCTTCAGAACCATGAACGTACGCATACGGGAGAAAAGCCATTTGAGTGTAAAGAATGCAACAAAAGATTTACTCGAGACCATCATTTGAAGACGCACATGCGTTTACATACAGGAGAGAAACCATACCATTGTGACCATTGCGATAGACAGTTTGTACAGGTTGCCAACCTTCGAAGACATCTTCGAGTGCATACGGGTGAGCGTCCGTATGCTTGTAAATTGTGTACTTCTCGATTTTCCGATAGTAATCAGCTTAAAGCTCATCATCTTATACATGAAGGTGTAAAACCATTCGAATGCGAAAAATGCAGCGGACGTTTTAGGAGAAGGCATCATTTACTCCACCATAAATGTCCAAGAGATGAGGCGAACATCGGAAAGCCAAGAAGGGGGCGTCGTCCTAAAGCGTATGATCAACTTCCTACTTCTTTGCCCATGTTATCACCTGTCCTTCAAGAACGTCTGTCAACTCCTATCCCAGCTCTTCCTCCTCCACCACCACCCGTAAAAATGACGTCCGTTATAACAAGGACTTCTCCTCAGCCACTGCAACAACCTCCTTTAGCTCACATGCATCAAGCCAGGAGAAATCACGTCCAAGTACTGCAGCACCACCTTAGTTTACCTCCGAACACTAACGGTAAATTTCACCACGATACCGTACAAAGTGGACCTCTGGACATGTCAGTATCATCAGTGACCAATAATTCGGTGTCAGTCATAGTGCCTCGTTTACCCCAACAGCATAACAACAACTACCACTCTAACAACTTGCGGATGGATGGAGTTCTGGATTTATCTAATTCGAGAAGTGATTCTGAGGCTGAGCCTATTGAAGAAGAAGTGGATGAAGAAGATGAAGTTTTGGACTCGGATAGTGACGAGGATGAAAGAAAATCTCTAATGCCCTTGGAAAGAAGACCTGCATCATCACCATCATCCCAACGATTTGCAACATGGAACGAAGCTTACGAAAGTGACAGTGAAAACAGCAACGTTGCCCTCCAGCTCACTACCTAA